One segment of Streptomyces sp. YIM 121038 DNA contains the following:
- a CDS encoding helix-turn-helix domain-containing protein: protein MEEGTLKSPSNSGSTVPHDAAREYGNGLDYGDADPFQWDTREDCQVRQILDRIADKWSLLVIALLDQRRLRFTELRREIDGISQRMLTVTLRQLERDGLVRRTVHPVVPPRVEYELTPLGGTLHHTIQSLVTWTEEHQNEIAAARSSYDARAADAEAGGGAGA from the coding sequence ATGGAAGAAGGCACTTTGAAGTCACCGAGTAACTCCGGGAGCACCGTGCCTCACGACGCCGCCCGGGAGTACGGGAACGGGCTGGACTACGGGGACGCCGACCCCTTCCAGTGGGACACCCGCGAGGACTGCCAGGTGCGGCAGATCCTCGACCGGATCGCCGACAAGTGGTCACTCCTGGTGATCGCACTCCTCGACCAGCGCCGTCTGCGCTTCACGGAGCTGCGGCGCGAGATCGACGGCATCAGCCAGCGGATGCTCACCGTCACCCTGCGTCAGCTGGAGCGCGACGGCCTCGTGCGGCGCACGGTCCACCCGGTGGTGCCGCCCCGCGTCGAGTACGAGCTGACGCCGCTGGGCGGCACCCTGCACCACACCATCCAGTCCCTGGTCACCTGGACCGAGGAGCACCAGAACGAGATCGCGGCGGCGCGGTCGTCGTACGACGCGCGGGCGGCGGACGCCGAGGCCGGGGGCGGCGCCGGGGCCTGA
- a CDS encoding cupin domain-containing protein, whose amino-acid sequence MPIALDEALASFDEHWSPRIVTHVNDYDVRVTKVEGEHVWHVHDDTDEFFLVLDGELDIALREPAGERTVTLPKGSVFTVPRGTEHKPTARPGTRILLFEPTGTLTVGDRHDEVPDHVDVTTGHALDA is encoded by the coding sequence ATGCCGATCGCTCTCGACGAGGCCCTCGCCTCGTTCGACGAGCACTGGAGCCCCCGCATCGTCACGCACGTCAACGACTACGACGTACGCGTCACCAAGGTCGAGGGCGAGCACGTGTGGCACGTGCACGATGACACCGACGAGTTCTTCCTCGTCCTGGACGGGGAGTTGGACATCGCCCTGCGCGAGCCCGCGGGGGAGCGCACGGTGACCCTGCCGAAGGGCTCGGTCTTCACCGTCCCGCGCGGCACCGAGCACAAGCCGACCGCGCGCCCCGGCACCCGGATCCTGCTCTTCGAGCCCACGGGCACGCTGACGGTCGGGGACCGCCACGACGAGGTCCCCGACCACGTGGACGTGACCACGGGCCACGCCCTCGACGCCTAG
- a CDS encoding response regulator transcription factor, with the protein MRVVIAEDSVLLREGLTRLLTDRGHDVVAGVGDADALIKTITELAAQDELPDVVVADVRMPPTHTDEGVRAAVKLRKSHPGLGVLVLSQYVEEQYATELLAGSSRGVGYLLKDRVAEVREFVDAVVRVAQGGTALDPEVVAQLLGRSRKQDVLAGLTPREREVLGLMAEGRTNSAIARQLVVSDGAVEKHVSNIFLKLGLSQSDGDHRRVLAVLTYLNS; encoded by the coding sequence GTGCGGGTGGTCATCGCCGAGGATTCAGTGCTGCTCAGGGAGGGGCTGACCCGGCTGCTGACCGACCGCGGGCACGACGTGGTCGCGGGCGTGGGGGACGCGGACGCGCTGATCAAGACGATCACGGAGCTCGCGGCCCAGGACGAGCTGCCGGACGTCGTGGTCGCGGACGTGCGGATGCCGCCGACGCACACGGACGAAGGGGTCCGCGCGGCCGTGAAGCTGCGCAAGAGCCATCCGGGGCTCGGCGTGCTCGTGCTGTCCCAGTACGTGGAGGAGCAGTACGCGACGGAGCTGCTCGCGGGGTCGAGCCGGGGCGTGGGCTATCTGCTCAAGGACCGGGTCGCGGAGGTCCGCGAGTTCGTGGACGCGGTGGTGCGGGTGGCGCAGGGCGGGACCGCGCTCGACCCGGAGGTCGTGGCGCAGCTGCTCGGGCGCAGCCGCAAACAGGACGTCCTCGCGGGCCTCACCCCGCGTGAGCGGGAGGTCCTGGGCCTGATGGCCGAGGGGCGGACCAACTCGGCGATCGCGCGTCAGCTCGTCGTCAGCGACGGGGCCGTGGAAAAGCACGTCAGCAATATCTTCTTGAAGCTCGGACTTTCCCAGAGCGACGGCGATCACCGGAGGGTGCTTGCCGTGCTCACGTATCTGAATTCCTAA
- a CDS encoding AraC family transcriptional regulator, with the protein MDALGDLLRGIRADGALFARTVLRGAWEPEPTEPVALTLVMVLRGQAHVTGPGGTRTLGAGCAAVRTSGPFGVAAAGDAETELVTGTYQWDGSGGRRLLSALPPVLVVPGGEECLTIIGLIADEVAADRAGRQYVMDRMLDWLLACTLREWFDLPESCPPAWYRALGDDVVGPALRAMHEEPGRAWTVAALAARARVSRAAFARRFADLVGQPPMAYLTEWRMTLAAELLAEPGATVASVAGRVGYADGFGFSDAFKRIRGISPSGHRASLVTGRAAAGSSLRAAG; encoded by the coding sequence ATGGACGCTCTGGGGGATCTGCTGCGCGGCATCCGCGCGGACGGCGCGCTGTTCGCCCGTACGGTGCTGCGCGGGGCGTGGGAGCCGGAGCCGACGGAGCCCGTCGCGCTGACCCTGGTCATGGTGTTGCGCGGGCAGGCCCACGTCACGGGCCCGGGCGGGACGCGCACCCTGGGGGCGGGCTGCGCCGCCGTGCGCACCTCGGGCCCTTTCGGCGTCGCCGCCGCGGGCGACGCGGAGACCGAGCTGGTCACCGGCACCTACCAGTGGGACGGCAGCGGCGGACGGCGGCTGCTCAGCGCGCTGCCGCCGGTGCTCGTGGTGCCCGGCGGCGAGGAGTGCCTGACGATCATCGGCCTGATCGCGGACGAGGTGGCGGCCGACCGGGCGGGGCGCCAGTACGTGATGGACCGGATGCTCGACTGGCTGCTCGCCTGCACCCTGCGGGAGTGGTTCGACCTGCCCGAGTCCTGCCCGCCCGCCTGGTACCGGGCGCTGGGCGACGACGTGGTGGGCCCGGCCCTGCGCGCCATGCACGAGGAGCCGGGCCGGGCCTGGACGGTGGCGGCGCTCGCCGCGCGCGCCCGGGTCTCACGCGCGGCCTTCGCCCGCCGCTTCGCCGATCTCGTCGGGCAGCCGCCGATGGCGTACCTCACCGAGTGGCGCATGACGCTGGCCGCCGAGCTGCTCGCCGAGCCGGGTGCGACGGTGGCGTCCGTGGCCGGACGGGTCGGGTACGCCGACGGGTTCGGCTTCAGCGACGCCTTCAAGCGGATCCGGGGCATCAGCCCGAGCGGTCACCGCGCCTCGCTGGTCACGGGCAGGGCGGCGGCCGGTTCTTCGCTGCGGGCCGCGGGCTGA
- a CDS encoding NAD(P)H-binding protein: MTTTPQQTPQKAPRTDDLILVLGATGKTGRRLVPRLRAAGHTVRAASRSGETRFDWNERSTWAAALDGASALYLVAPEEPEPVADFVAQAVAAGVRRFVVLSGRGIEVSGESFLAGMARADRVVREADVDWTVIRANNFAQNFDEDYAHAPLLAGRLALPVGDVAEPFVDVEDIAEVAAALLTEEGHSGRVYDLSGPRALTYAEAVAEIAAASGRPMRFEAVTQEQFLAELRAAEVPEPLARELAAVFTFTAEGHLSPLATGVQDVLGRAPRDFSAYVKSAAARGAWA; encoded by the coding sequence ATGACGACGACACCCCAGCAGACACCCCAGAAGGCACCGCGTACCGACGACCTGATCCTCGTGCTCGGCGCCACCGGCAAGACCGGGCGCAGGCTCGTGCCCCGGCTGCGCGCGGCGGGCCACACCGTGCGCGCGGCCTCCCGCTCCGGCGAGACCCGTTTCGACTGGAACGAACGCTCTACCTGGGCGGCGGCGTTGGACGGCGCGTCCGCCCTCTACCTGGTCGCGCCGGAGGAGCCGGAGCCCGTCGCCGACTTCGTGGCCCAGGCCGTGGCGGCGGGCGTGCGCCGCTTCGTGGTCCTGTCCGGGCGCGGCATCGAGGTGTCCGGCGAGTCCTTCCTCGCGGGCATGGCGCGGGCGGACCGCGTGGTGCGGGAGGCGGACGTCGACTGGACGGTGATCCGCGCCAACAACTTCGCGCAGAACTTCGACGAGGACTACGCCCACGCCCCGCTGCTCGCGGGCCGCCTCGCCCTGCCGGTCGGCGACGTGGCCGAGCCGTTCGTCGACGTCGAGGACATCGCGGAGGTCGCGGCCGCGCTGCTCACCGAGGAGGGCCACTCCGGCCGCGTGTACGACCTTTCGGGCCCGCGCGCCCTCACCTACGCCGAGGCGGTCGCGGAGATCGCGGCGGCGTCGGGCCGCCCGATGCGCTTCGAGGCGGTCACGCAGGAGCAGTTCCTGGCGGAGCTCCGCGCGGCGGAGGTCCCCGAGCCGCTGGCGCGCGAACTGGCCGCCGTCTTCACGTTCACGGCCGAGGGCCACCTCTCGCCGCTCGCGACGGGCGTCCAGGACGTACTCGGCCGGGCGCCGAGGGACTTCAGCGCGTACGTGAAGTCGGCGGCGGCGCGGGGTGCGTGGGCCTGA
- a CDS encoding 2-oxoacid:ferredoxin oxidoreductase subunit beta, translating into MADTTIEGPTGSETLLKLVPKAEAKQSMKDFKSDQEVRWCPGCGDYAVLAAVQSFMPELGLAKENIVFVSGIGCSSRFPYYMNTYGMHSIHGRAPAIATGLASSRRDLSVWVVTGDGDALSIGGNHLIHALRRNVNLKILLFNNRIYGLTKGQYSPTSEVGKITKSTPMGSLDAPFNPVSLAIGAEASFVARTVDSDRKHLTEVLRQAADHPGTALVEIYQNCNIFNDGAFEVLKDKQQAEEAVIRLEHGAPIRFGTEGSKGVVRDPATGDLKVVPVTAENEGDILVHDARAASPTTAFALSRLADPDTLHHTPIGVFRSVERPVYDTLMADQLDTAVEQHGKGDLAALLAGGDTWTVVG; encoded by the coding sequence ATGGCTGACACCACGATCGAGGGGCCCACCGGCTCCGAGACGCTGCTGAAGCTCGTGCCCAAGGCCGAGGCCAAGCAGTCGATGAAGGACTTCAAGTCCGACCAGGAAGTGCGCTGGTGTCCCGGCTGCGGCGACTACGCGGTCCTGGCGGCCGTCCAGAGCTTCATGCCCGAGCTCGGCCTGGCCAAGGAGAACATCGTCTTCGTCTCCGGCATCGGCTGCTCGTCCCGCTTCCCGTACTACATGAACACGTACGGGATGCACTCCATCCACGGCCGCGCCCCCGCCATCGCTACGGGCCTCGCCTCCTCGCGGCGCGACCTGAGCGTCTGGGTCGTCACCGGTGACGGCGACGCCCTGTCCATCGGCGGCAACCACCTGATCCACGCCCTGCGGCGCAATGTGAACCTGAAGATCCTGCTGTTCAACAACAGGATCTACGGCCTCACCAAGGGCCAGTACTCCCCCACCTCCGAGGTCGGGAAGATCACCAAGTCGACGCCGATGGGCTCGCTCGACGCGCCCTTCAACCCGGTGTCCCTCGCGATCGGCGCCGAGGCCTCCTTCGTCGCCCGCACGGTGGACTCCGACCGCAAGCACCTGACCGAGGTCCTCCGCCAGGCCGCCGACCACCCGGGCACGGCCCTGGTGGAGATCTACCAGAACTGCAACATCTTCAACGACGGCGCCTTCGAGGTCCTCAAGGACAAGCAGCAGGCCGAGGAGGCCGTGATCCGCCTGGAGCACGGCGCGCCGATCCGCTTCGGCACCGAAGGCTCCAAGGGCGTCGTGCGCGACCCGGCCACCGGCGACCTCAAGGTCGTCCCCGTGACCGCGGAGAACGAGGGCGACATCCTCGTCCACGACGCCCGCGCCGCGTCCCCGACCACGGCCTTCGCGCTCTCGCGCCTGGCCGACCCGGACACGCTGCACCACACCCCGATCGGCGTGTTCCGGAGCGTGGAGCGGCCGGTGTACGACACGCTCATGGCCGACCAGCTCGACACGGCCGTCGAGCAGCACGGCAAGGGCGACCTCGCGGCGCTGCTCGCCGGCGGCGACACCTGGACGGTCGTCGGCTAG
- a CDS encoding SDR family oxidoreductase has protein sequence MSIVVTGATGHLGRLVVEGLLAAGVPADRVVAVVRNEEKAADLAARGVELRIADYSAPETLTGAFAAGDKVLLVSGSEIGRRVPQHRAVIDAARAAGVAHLVYTGILGGPDADFDLAAEHKETERAVLASGLPYTFLRNGWYHENHTEHLAPVLEHGAVVGSAGPSGRVASAARADYAAAAVAVLTGEGHEGRAYELSGDVAWSFPEYAAEVAKASGTSVSYAEVSPAEHLAVLVGAGLPEPVAAVLVDADAAIRRGRLAGTSGDLARLIGRPTTPLASAVAAALV, from the coding sequence ATGAGCATCGTCGTCACCGGAGCCACCGGACACCTCGGCCGCCTCGTCGTCGAAGGGCTTCTCGCCGCGGGCGTGCCCGCCGACCGGGTCGTGGCCGTCGTACGGAACGAGGAGAAGGCCGCCGACCTCGCCGCGCGCGGCGTCGAGCTGCGGATCGCGGACTACAGCGCGCCCGAGACCCTCACGGGCGCCTTCGCGGCGGGCGACAAGGTCCTGCTCGTGTCCGGCAGCGAGATCGGGCGCCGGGTGCCGCAGCACCGGGCCGTCATCGACGCGGCGCGGGCCGCCGGGGTCGCGCACCTGGTGTACACGGGCATCCTCGGCGGGCCGGACGCCGACTTCGACCTCGCCGCCGAGCACAAGGAGACCGAGCGGGCGGTGCTCGCGTCGGGCCTTCCGTACACGTTCCTGCGCAACGGCTGGTACCACGAGAACCACACCGAGCACCTCGCCCCCGTCCTGGAGCACGGGGCCGTCGTCGGCAGCGCCGGGCCCTCGGGCCGCGTCGCCTCCGCCGCCCGCGCCGACTACGCCGCCGCGGCCGTCGCCGTCCTGACCGGCGAGGGCCACGAGGGGCGCGCGTACGAGCTGAGCGGGGACGTGGCGTGGAGCTTCCCCGAGTACGCGGCGGAGGTCGCGAAGGCCTCCGGCACGTCTGTGTCCTACGCCGAGGTGTCGCCCGCGGAGCATCTGGCGGTGCTGGTGGGGGCGGGGCTGCCGGAGCCGGTGGCGGCGGTGCTGGTGGATGCGGACGCGGCGATTCGCCGGGGGCGGCTCGCGGGGACGAGCGGGGATCTTGCCCGGCTCATCGGGCGGCCGACCACGCCGCTTGCCTCGGCTGTTGCTGCCGCTCTGGTCTGA
- a CDS encoding MFS transporter: protein MGARAWALLLVLCGTIFLEGADIAMLAIAIPTIRSDLDLSTATAAWVISSYVLGYAGFTLLGGRAADLLGRRRMFLTWLGVFLVFSGLGGLATEGWMLIVARFVTGVAAAFMTPAAMSIITTSYAEGPERNKALLVFAGTSAGGFSLGLVIGGLLTELGWQWVFFAPVVLAAAILAAAVRLVPAADAPAAKASATLRSGGFDLPGAAAAAGAMLLLAYGVVRLEHGLDGWPLTLGATLGGLLLGAAFVGIERRAAVPLVRLGIFRTGTVVRAGLGALLFLGAFMGFQFVLTLYLQELRGWSSWQTAIALVVMGCDVVLAPTLTPRLVNRYGHARVILGGFLLAALAYALFLPVGRDWTYAAMFPTLLIAGTSFALAYGPLMIAATDGVAAREQGLAGGILHTATQFGAAIGVSGVTAVYGLVAGGHGGTAGAGHSLDAFRAALVVPVALALVGVAVALAGVVRGGRPPQPAARSEEPAAALPVTSEAR, encoded by the coding sequence ATGGGCGCCCGCGCGTGGGCACTGCTGCTCGTCCTCTGCGGCACGATCTTCCTGGAGGGCGCCGACATCGCGATGCTCGCGATCGCGATCCCCACGATCAGGTCCGACCTGGACCTGTCGACGGCCACCGCGGCCTGGGTGATCAGCTCGTACGTCCTCGGCTACGCGGGCTTCACGCTGCTCGGCGGCCGCGCGGCCGACCTGCTCGGCAGGCGACGGATGTTCCTGACCTGGCTCGGGGTCTTCCTGGTCTTCTCCGGGCTCGGCGGCCTCGCGACCGAGGGCTGGATGCTGATCGTGGCCCGGTTCGTGACCGGCGTGGCCGCCGCGTTCATGACGCCCGCCGCGATGTCCATCATCACCACCTCGTACGCGGAGGGCCCCGAGCGCAACAAGGCGCTGCTCGTGTTCGCGGGCACCTCGGCGGGCGGCTTCTCGCTCGGCCTGGTCATCGGCGGGCTGCTCACCGAACTCGGCTGGCAGTGGGTGTTCTTCGCCCCGGTCGTCCTCGCCGCCGCGATCCTCGCCGCCGCCGTCCGGCTCGTGCCCGCGGCCGACGCGCCCGCGGCGAAGGCGTCGGCGACCCTGCGCTCGGGCGGCTTCGACCTGCCGGGCGCGGCGGCGGCCGCGGGCGCCATGCTGCTGCTCGCCTACGGCGTCGTACGGCTCGAACACGGCCTCGACGGCTGGCCGTTGACGCTCGGCGCAACCCTCGGCGGGCTGCTGCTCGGCGCGGCGTTCGTCGGCATCGAGCGCCGCGCGGCCGTGCCGCTCGTGCGCCTCGGCATCTTCCGCACCGGCACGGTGGTGCGGGCCGGGCTCGGCGCGCTGCTGTTCCTCGGCGCCTTCATGGGCTTCCAGTTCGTGCTCACGCTGTACTTGCAGGAGCTGCGCGGCTGGTCGTCGTGGCAGACGGCGATCGCCCTCGTCGTGATGGGCTGCGACGTGGTGCTCGCGCCGACCCTCACGCCCCGCCTGGTGAACCGCTACGGCCACGCCCGCGTCATCCTCGGCGGCTTCCTGCTCGCGGCCCTCGCGTACGCGCTGTTCCTGCCGGTCGGCAGGGACTGGACGTACGCGGCGATGTTCCCGACGCTGCTCATCGCGGGCACGTCCTTCGCCCTCGCGTACGGGCCGCTGATGATCGCGGCGACCGACGGCGTCGCCGCGCGGGAGCAGGGCCTCGCGGGCGGAATCCTGCACACCGCCACGCAGTTCGGGGCGGCGATCGGGGTCTCGGGCGTGACGGCGGTGTACGGGCTCGTCGCCGGGGGCCACGGCGGCACCGCCGGGGCCGGGCACTCGCTCGACGCCTTCCGCGCGGCCCTCGTGGTGCCGGTGGCCCTCGCCCTGGTGGGCGTGGCCGTCGCCCTGGCCGGGGTGGTGCGCGGCGGGCGACCGCCTCAGCCCGCGGCCCGCAGCGAAGAACCGGCCGCCGCCCTGCCCGTGACCAGCGAGGCGCGGTGA
- a CDS encoding helix-turn-helix domain-containing protein has translation MAVSKSRTPGAEQLCPHRLVLEHVTSRWGVLVLIALAERSYRFSELRREVSRIGRTVSEKMLAQTLQTLERDGLVLREARPVIPPHVDYSLTGLGREAAEQVMALATWTDRRMDDVLKAREEYDAARA, from the coding sequence ATGGCCGTAAGTAAAAGTCGGACCCCGGGCGCCGAGCAGCTGTGCCCCCACCGCCTCGTCCTGGAGCACGTCACGAGCCGCTGGGGCGTCCTCGTCCTGATCGCGCTCGCCGAGCGCTCGTACCGCTTCAGCGAGCTGCGCCGCGAGGTCAGCCGGATCGGCAGGACCGTCAGCGAGAAGATGCTGGCCCAGACCCTCCAGACCCTGGAGCGGGACGGCCTGGTGCTCCGCGAGGCCAGGCCGGTCATCCCGCCGCACGTCGACTACTCCCTCACCGGCCTGGGGCGCGAGGCCGCCGAGCAGGTCATGGCCCTCGCCACCTGGACGGACCGGCGCATGGACGACGTACTGAAGGCGCGCGAGGAGTACGACGCGGCCCGCGCCTGA
- a CDS encoding 2-oxoacid:acceptor oxidoreductase subunit alpha, with translation MTSQVSSPAEQADEAVVGEQRRPAGEKDVRRLDRVIIRFAGDSGDGMQLTGDRFTSETASFGNDLSTLPNFPAEIRAPAGTLPGVSSFQLHFADHDILTPGDAPNVLVAMNPAALKANIGDVPRGAEIIVNTDEFTKRAMQKVGYETSPLEDGSLDGFQVHPVPLTTLTVEALKDFDLSRKDAGRSKNMFALGLLSWMYHRPTEGTERFLRTKFAKKPDIAEANITAFRAGWNFGETTEDFAVSYEVAPAAAAFPPGTYRNISGNLALAYGLIAASRQADLPLYLGSYPITPASDILHELSKHKNFGVRTFQAEDEIAGIGAALGAAFGGSLAVTTTSGPGVALKSETIGLAVSLELPLVVVDIQRGGPSTGLPTKTEQADLLQAMYGRNGEAPVPVVAPRTPADCFDAALEAARIALTYRTPVFLLSDGYLANGSEPWRIPESDELPDLRVQFASGPNHTLADGTDVFWPFKRDPKTLARPWAIPGTPGLEHRIGGIEKQDGTGNISYDPANHDFMVRTRQAKVDGVAVPDLEVDDATGDARLLVLGWGSTYGPITAAVRRLRAAGQSVAQAHLRHLNPFPRNLGDVLKRYDKVVIPEMNLGQLATLIRAEYLVDAVSYNQVNGMPFKAEQLATALKEAIDG, from the coding sequence GTGACCAGCCAGGTCAGTAGCCCGGCCGAGCAGGCCGACGAAGCCGTAGTCGGGGAACAGCGCAGGCCCGCGGGCGAGAAGGACGTACGCCGTCTCGACCGAGTGATCATTCGTTTCGCGGGTGACTCCGGTGACGGCATGCAGCTCACCGGTGACCGGTTCACCTCCGAAACGGCGTCCTTCGGCAACGACCTGTCGACGCTGCCGAACTTCCCCGCCGAAATCCGTGCCCCCGCCGGCACGCTGCCGGGCGTATCCAGCTTCCAGCTGCACTTCGCCGATCACGACATCCTCACCCCGGGCGACGCGCCGAACGTATTGGTCGCGATGAACCCGGCCGCCCTCAAGGCGAACATCGGCGACGTGCCGCGCGGCGCCGAGATCATCGTCAACACGGACGAATTCACCAAGCGGGCCATGCAGAAGGTGGGGTACGAGACCTCGCCGCTGGAGGACGGCTCGCTCGACGGGTTCCAGGTCCACCCGGTGCCGCTGACCACGCTGACGGTCGAGGCGCTGAAGGACTTCGACCTGTCCCGCAAGGACGCGGGCCGCAGCAAGAACATGTTCGCGCTCGGTCTGCTCTCGTGGATGTACCACCGGCCGACCGAGGGGACCGAGCGGTTCCTGCGGACGAAGTTCGCCAAGAAGCCGGACATCGCGGAGGCGAACATCACCGCGTTCCGCGCGGGCTGGAACTTCGGCGAGACGACCGAGGACTTCGCGGTCTCCTACGAGGTGGCACCCGCGGCGGCCGCCTTCCCGCCGGGCACCTACCGGAACATCTCCGGCAACCTCGCCCTCGCCTACGGCCTGATCGCCGCCTCGCGCCAGGCCGACCTGCCGCTGTACCTGGGCTCGTACCCGATCACGCCCGCCTCGGACATCCTGCACGAGCTGAGCAAGCACAAGAACTTCGGCGTGCGCACCTTCCAGGCCGAGGACGAGATCGCGGGCATCGGCGCCGCCCTCGGCGCCGCTTTCGGCGGCTCGCTCGCGGTGACCACGACGTCGGGGCCCGGCGTGGCCCTGAAGTCGGAGACGATCGGCCTCGCGGTGAGCCTGGAGCTGCCGCTCGTGGTCGTGGACATCCAGCGCGGCGGGCCCTCCACCGGTCTGCCCACCAAGACCGAGCAGGCCGACCTGCTCCAGGCGATGTACGGCCGCAACGGCGAGGCGCCGGTGCCGGTGGTCGCCCCGCGCACCCCGGCGGACTGCTTCGACGCCGCCCTGGAGGCGGCCCGGATCGCGCTGACGTACCGCACGCCCGTCTTCCTGCTGAGCGACGGCTACCTGGCCAACGGCTCCGAGCCGTGGCGCATCCCGGAGTCGGACGAACTCCCGGACCTGCGCGTGCAGTTCGCCTCCGGGCCGAACCACACCCTGGCGGACGGCACCGACGTCTTCTGGCCGTTTAAGCGGGACCCGAAGACCCTCGCCCGGCCGTGGGCGATCCCCGGCACGCCGGGCCTTGAGCACCGCATCGGCGGCATCGAGAAGCAGGACGGCACGGGCAACATCTCGTACGACCCGGCCAACCACGACTTCATGGTCCGTACCCGCCAGGCCAAGGTCGACGGCGTCGCCGTGCCGGACCTCGAGGTCGACGACGCGACCGGCGACGCGCGGCTCCTGGTCCTCGGCTGGGGCTCCACGTACGGGCCGATCACCGCCGCCGTGCGCCGGCTGCGCGCCGCGGGGCAGAGCGTCGCGCAGGCCCATCTGCGCCACCTCAACCCCTTCCCGCGGAACCTGGGCGACGTCCTGAAGCGTTACGACAAGGTGGTGATCCCCGAGATGAACCTCGGCCAGCTCGCCACACTGATCCGCGCCGAGTACCTCGTGGACGCGGTCTCCTACAACCAGGTCAACGGAATGCCGTTCAAGGCCGAGCAGCTCGCCACGGCTCTCAAGGAGGCCATCGATGGCTGA
- the rarD gene encoding EamA family transporter RarD yields MGPAQAKGEARTGLLNGIAAYGMWGLVPLFWPLLKPAGAGEILAHRMAWSLVVVAVALLFVRRWAWAGELLRQPRKLGLVAIAASVITVNWGIYIWAVNTGHVVEASLGYFINPLVTIAIGVLLLGERLRPVQWAAVAVGLAAVLVLAIGYGRPPWISLCLAFTFATYGLVKKKVNLGGLESLAAETAVQFLPAVAYLVWLGTRGDLVFGTEGAGHAALLAATGVVTAAPLVCFGAAAIRVPLSTLGLLQYLAPVFQFLLGILYFHEEMPPERWAGFALVWLALALLTFDAFRFARRNAARAAAARQAVPSPAVRPTHPAPPPTSRTR; encoded by the coding sequence GTGGGACCTGCGCAGGCGAAGGGGGAAGCCCGCACAGGCCTCCTGAACGGCATCGCCGCCTACGGCATGTGGGGCCTCGTGCCCCTCTTCTGGCCGCTCCTCAAGCCCGCGGGCGCGGGCGAGATCCTGGCCCACCGCATGGCCTGGTCCCTCGTGGTCGTCGCCGTCGCACTGCTCTTCGTACGCCGCTGGGCCTGGGCCGGTGAACTGCTGCGCCAGCCCCGCAAACTGGGCCTCGTCGCCATCGCCGCGTCCGTCATCACCGTCAACTGGGGCATCTACATCTGGGCCGTGAACACCGGCCACGTCGTCGAGGCCTCCCTCGGCTACTTCATCAACCCCCTGGTCACCATCGCGATCGGCGTGCTGCTGCTCGGCGAGCGGCTGCGGCCCGTGCAGTGGGCCGCCGTCGCCGTGGGCCTGGCCGCCGTGCTCGTCCTCGCCATCGGCTACGGCAGGCCGCCGTGGATCTCGCTGTGCCTGGCCTTCACCTTCGCGACGTACGGCCTGGTGAAGAAGAAGGTCAACCTCGGCGGTCTGGAGTCCCTGGCCGCCGAGACGGCCGTGCAGTTCCTGCCCGCCGTCGCCTATCTGGTGTGGCTCGGCACCCGGGGCGACCTCGTGTTCGGCACGGAGGGCGCCGGGCACGCCGCGCTGCTCGCCGCGACCGGCGTGGTGACGGCGGCGCCGCTGGTCTGCTTCGGCGCCGCCGCGATCCGCGTGCCGCTGTCCACGCTGGGGCTGCTCCAGTACCTGGCGCCCGTGTTCCAGTTCCTGCTCGGCATCCTGTACTTCCACGAGGAGATGCCGCCGGAGCGGTGGGCCGGGTTCGCCCTGGTGTGGCTGGCGCTCGCGCTGCTGACCTTCGACGCGTTCCGCTTCGCGCGGCGCAACGCGGCGCGGGCCGCCGCCGCGCGGCAGGCCGTCCCGTCTCCCGCCGTCAGGCCCACGCACCCCGCGCCGCCGCCGACTTCACGTACGCGCTGA